From Tepidisphaeraceae bacterium:
CCCCTGAGATGGACCATGCGGTCGAACACGCCCGGCGGCGCTACGTCCGAAACGGCGGATGGAGGTCGACCGCGATCTTTGCGGCCGTCGCGGTCGGCGCGTTTGCGGTCGGTACCTATTGGGGTAGCGACGCTCTACGGATGGCCGGAATCTCTTCGCATCGGCATGACGAGGGCCCGTCCGTCGCCGCTTCAGGCCCGTCGTCTGCGCCCGTCATCGGGGCCAACCACGACGCGGGTGATGGGGGCAAGTCACTCTGGACCTGTTAGATGCACCCGCAGGTGATCCAGCCAGCTCCCGGCATCTGCCCGATCTGCCACATGGAGCTCACGCCGTTGAAGTCTGACGGTGCCGGCGGCGGGACCGTGAACATCGATCCGGTGATCGTCCAGAACATGGGTGTCCGCACCGCAGAGGTCCAGAAGGGTCCGATAGTCCAGAGCGTTCGGGTGGTGGGTTACCTGGAGGAGCCCGAACCGCTCCACCGGGACATCAATCTCCGCGTGAACGGGTGGATCGAGAAGCTTTACGCCAACGTCGACGGCATGTTGATCAAGGACGGGCAGCCCCTCTTCGACCTATACAGCCCTGAGCTCACCGTTGCCATCGACGAGATGATCTCGGCTGCCAAGCAGCTCAAGATCGCGCCGGAGGATGAGACCAGCAAAGCCCTGATCGACGCGTCACGACGCAAGCTGCTGCAGTACGGTCTGACCGACGGCCAAGTCACGGAACTCGGCAAGCTCGACGCCGCCCCACGGACGGTTCCGATCATCGCGCCAATCGGCGGGCACCTAACCGCGAAGATGGTGTACGAGGGTGCAGCCGTTAAGGCCGGGGACCTCGTTCTCAGGCTTGCTTCCCGGCACCGGATCTGGATCGATGCGCAGGTCCCCGAGCAGCAGATGCCGCTGCTGTCCGACGGCCAGCCGGTCCGGGCGACGCTCGTCTCACAGCCGGGAAAGGTGTTCGACGGGAAGCTATTGTTCGTTCACCCTCACCTCGATCCGAAGACGAGGACCGCACTGGCGCGGATCGAGATCGACAACCCGGACCTGCACCTGCGCCAAGGCATGTACGCGACGGTCGAGATCGCGGCCGATGATTACCGGGAGGCGACGGTCGTGCCCCGCGAGGCGGTGATCGACTCCGGTCGGCGGCAGCTGGCGTTCGTCGATCTTGGTGGCGGGCGGTTCGAGCCGCGCGATCTCAAGCTCGGGCTCAGTGGGCAAGACGACACGGTCGAGGTCTTGGAAGGGGGTCAAACCGGGCGAGCGGGTCGTGACGTCCGGTCAATTCCTTCTCGACAGCGAGAGCCGGATGAAGGAAGCCGTCGCTAAGCACCTCTCGGGTGGACTCGGAGCATATGCCGGCGGCGCACCAGCGGCGTCCAAGGGCGCGACGACATCGCCGGCTGCCCCCGTAACCAAAGTTGTCGTTCCCCACACCGACGACATCGTAAAGGCATACCTGTCGCTCGCGAAGAAACTCGGCGAACGTCAGGCCGACCAGACGCCCGTCGATCCCGGACGACTGGCCGACGTCGCGGCGTTGGCGGCAGGCCATGCGTCCGGCGAGGCCAAGGCACTCGCCCAGTCTGTATCGGACGCAGCGGCGGGCCTTAAAGGTAAGCCCATCGCCGAGCAGCGGAAGGGATTCATCGCGGTGTCGGACGCGGTCGTCGCGCTCGTGCGAGCTTTGACCCCGAGCGATGCGGTCGCACCCCCGCTCTTTGTGATGCACTGTCCGATGGCATTCGACGACAAAGGGGCTCTCTGGCTGCAAGACGATGAGACGCTCGCCAACCCCTACTACGCGACCGCGATGAAGCGGTGTGGCGAGGTTCGCGAACAGATCGCGACCCGAATGAAGTAAGCGAAGCCGCCGGAGACCACCCTTGATCGCACGCATCATCGAATTTTCCGTCCGCAACCGCTTCCTCGTTGTCTTGCTCACCGGGGTGCTTGCTGCGCTCGGCGTCTGGGCGGCGAAATACATCCGACTCGACGCGC
This genomic window contains:
- a CDS encoding efflux RND transporter periplasmic adaptor subunit is translated as MHPQVIQPAPGICPICHMELTPLKSDGAGGGTVNIDPVIVQNMGVRTAEVQKGPIVQSVRVVGYLEEPEPLHRDINLRVNGWIEKLYANVDGMLIKDGQPLFDLYSPELTVAIDEMISAAKQLKIAPEDETSKALIDASRRKLLQYGLTDGQVTELGKLDAAPRTVPIIAPIGGHLTAKMVYEGAAVKAGDLVLRLASRHRIWIDAQVPEQQMPLLSDGQPVRATLVSQPGKVFDGKLLFVHPHLDPKTRTALARIEIDNPDLHLRQGMYATVEIAADDYREATVVPREAVIDSGRRQLAFVDLGGGRFEPRDLKLGLSGQDDTVEVLEGGQTGRAGRDVRSIPSRQREPDEGSRR